One Olsenella sp. oral taxon 807 DNA segment encodes these proteins:
- a CDS encoding rhodanese-like domain-containing protein, with amino-acid sequence MNSQWRPRAYGYGSCLGCPQAMEVCLCGSVLSLFGKAKGMDDGVAEARSTEGAFLIDVREPNEFASGHVAGATSLPLSELERVGELVEDRSAPIFLYCASGVRSARAADRLRRRGYTNVRDIGGIKDYTGPLE; translated from the coding sequence GTGAACAGTCAGTGGCGTCCGCGCGCGTACGGCTACGGCTCGTGTCTTGGGTGTCCGCAGGCGATGGAGGTGTGTCTTTGTGGGTCTGTTCTCTCTCTCTTTGGCAAGGCCAAGGGCATGGATGATGGCGTGGCTGAGGCACGCAGCACCGAGGGGGCCTTTCTCATTGACGTGCGCGAGCCTAACGAGTTCGCGTCGGGTCACGTCGCGGGTGCCACCAGCCTGCCCCTCTCCGAACTGGAACGTGTTGGCGAGCTCGTCGAGGACAGGTCGGCACCCATCTTCCTCTATTGCGCGAGCGGCGTGAGGTCCGCCCGCGCAGCGGACAGACTCAGGCGCAGGGGGTACACGAACGTGCGCGACATAGGAGGTATCAAGGACTACACGGGTCCGCTCGAGTAG
- a CDS encoding transposase: MPAGFLVTPGTSADRGSAVELIRGFDADALLAEARLRHRRGPGRGERARHGGARPPKSDRREKRAIGPHPYEQRHLVENAFERVRRWRGLATRYRERLSSLVVAVQIRCTSLWLRIL; the protein is encoded by the coding sequence ATGCCAGCCGGATTCCTTGTCACGCCTGGTACTTCGGCGGATCGCGGGTCTGCTGTCGAGCTGATCAGGGGGTTCGACGCCGACGCGCTGCTCGCCGAGGCGCGTCTGCGACACCGACGAGGCCCTGGCCGAGGCGAGCGGGCGCGGCACGGGGGCGCACGTCCGCCGAAGTCCGACAGGAGGGAGAAGAGGGCGATCGGCCCGCACCCATACGAGCAGAGGCATCTGGTGGAGAACGCCTTCGAGAGGGTCAGGAGGTGGCGCGGCCTCGCCACGCGCTACCGCGAGCGGCTCTCGTCCCTCGTCGTGGCAGTCCAGATCCGCTGCACTTCACTCTGGCTCCGTATCTTGTGA
- a CDS encoding TrpB-like pyridoxal phosphate-dependent enzyme — translation MAADNPYRLYLPEDRIPTQWYNLRADMHERLDPMRLPDGKAVTFDDIRPVFADELCRQELDDTTTYFDIPEGVREMYRVYRPSPLCRAYNLERALDTPARIYFKFEGNNTSGSHKLNSALAQAYYACEQGLSTITTETGAGQWGTALSEAAAHFGLDCDVFMVRASFEQKPFRRSVMQTFGANVTPSPSETTEVGRRMYADEANRSGSLGTAISEAVERALHVPENRGRYQLGSVLNQVVLHQSVIGLESYDALAELGDYPDVVIGCAGGGSNLGGLIAPFMRDKIQGTHPNTRFVAVEPVSCPSLTRGRYAYDFADTGQTCPLVKMYTLGNGFIPSPDHAGGLRYHGMSPIVSRLRHDGLLDAVAVRQTDVFAAATQFATLETILPAPESGHAIRVAIDEALRCKKTGKEEVILFGLTGTGYFDMTAYESYNNKTMVDSVPTDEDLERGFATIPAVPGIQGAGGAPLA, via the coding sequence ATGGCAGCAGACAATCCCTACCGTCTCTACCTCCCTGAGGACAGGATCCCCACCCAGTGGTACAACCTGCGTGCCGACATGCACGAAAGGCTCGATCCCATGCGTCTGCCTGACGGCAAGGCCGTCACGTTCGATGACATACGCCCTGTCTTTGCCGACGAGCTCTGTCGCCAGGAGCTCGACGACACCACGACGTATTTCGACATCCCAGAAGGCGTGCGGGAGATGTATAGGGTATATCGGCCCTCTCCTTTATGTCGGGCCTACAACCTCGAGAGGGCCCTCGACACGCCCGCGAGAATATACTTCAAGTTCGAGGGTAACAACACCTCCGGTTCCCACAAGCTCAACTCGGCTCTTGCCCAGGCGTACTACGCCTGTGAGCAGGGTCTTTCGACTATCACCACCGAGACGGGCGCCGGTCAGTGGGGAACCGCGCTCTCTGAGGCAGCCGCGCACTTTGGCCTTGACTGCGACGTGTTCATGGTGAGGGCGTCCTTCGAGCAGAAGCCCTTCCGCCGCAGCGTGATGCAGACCTTTGGCGCCAACGTGACGCCTTCCCCCTCCGAGACGACCGAGGTGGGAAGGCGGATGTATGCTGACGAGGCTAACCGTTCGGGTTCTTTGGGCACTGCCATCTCGGAGGCCGTCGAGCGCGCGCTCCACGTGCCCGAGAATCGCGGTCGCTACCAGCTCGGCTCCGTCCTCAACCAGGTGGTGCTCCACCAGTCCGTCATCGGCCTCGAGAGCTACGATGCCCTCGCAGAGCTGGGTGACTATCCCGACGTCGTCATCGGTTGCGCGGGTGGCGGGTCAAATCTTGGTGGCCTCATCGCCCCCTTCATGCGTGACAAGATCCAAGGCACGCACCCCAATACGCGCTTCGTTGCCGTCGAGCCTGTGAGCTGTCCCTCGCTTACGCGGGGGCGCTACGCCTATGACTTCGCGGATACGGGCCAGACCTGCCCACTCGTGAAGATGTACACCCTTGGCAACGGCTTCATACCCAGCCCCGACCACGCAGGGGGGCTTCGCTACCACGGGATGAGCCCCATCGTCTCGAGGCTGCGCCATGATGGCCTGCTCGACGCCGTAGCCGTTAGGCAGACGGACGTCTTTGCGGCGGCCACGCAGTTTGCAACCCTCGAGACCATCCTTCCCGCGCCCGAGAGCGGCCATGCCATTCGCGTCGCCATCGACGAGGCGCTCAGGTGCAAGAAGACCGGCAAGGAGGAGGTCATCCTCTTTGGCCTTACTGGTACCGGGTACTTTGACATGACCGCGTACGAGTCCTACAACAACAAGACGATGGTCGACTCCGTCCCCACCGACGAGGACCTCGAGCGGGGGTTTGCCACCATTCCCGCTGTTCCAGGCATCCAGGGCGCGGGCGGAGCGCCCTTGGCGTGA
- a CDS encoding Abi family protein translates to MRYQKPWLSYEEQADRLEERGLEFDRNDLISHLADVGYYRLSGYWYIYKQNPGSGDESFVEGTSFEKIWDLYTFDRQLRLVTLDAIERVEVYMRTQLAYRLAKTAGPFGYLDRSTLPNMEQSAYGHFMSRCSAAYGRSKALFIEHFKQKYGDLHRLPSYWMLVNIMDFGMMLTLFKGSLDDVRKGIADEMGVPAEVLESWLLTLNTVRNACAHHDRLWNKRLGNKTKIPRSHRCPEWHRPHKVNNRSTFALLTILGYLLERIAPVSSWHDKAVRLIQTRSEEDLCRMGFCKGWETCPMWARWMP, encoded by the coding sequence ATGAGGTACCAGAAGCCGTGGCTTTCATATGAGGAGCAAGCGGACCGGCTGGAGGAACGCGGACTCGAGTTCGACAGGAACGATCTGATCTCCCATCTCGCCGACGTCGGCTACTACCGCCTGAGCGGATACTGGTACATCTACAAGCAGAACCCGGGAAGCGGAGACGAGTCATTCGTCGAGGGAACGAGCTTCGAGAAGATCTGGGATTTGTATACCTTCGACCGCCAGCTCAGGCTCGTTACGCTCGACGCCATTGAGCGGGTGGAGGTCTATATGCGGACCCAGCTCGCCTATAGGCTAGCAAAGACGGCCGGTCCGTTCGGATACCTGGACCGGTCAACGCTGCCAAACATGGAGCAGAGTGCCTATGGGCATTTCATGTCTAGGTGCTCCGCTGCTTACGGCCGGTCCAAAGCGCTCTTTATAGAGCACTTCAAGCAGAAGTACGGAGACTTGCACAGACTCCCGTCCTACTGGATGCTCGTCAACATTATGGACTTCGGTATGATGCTCACGCTTTTCAAGGGCTCTCTTGACGACGTGAGGAAGGGTATCGCAGACGAGATGGGGGTGCCGGCTGAGGTGCTCGAATCGTGGCTGCTCACCTTGAACACCGTCCGCAATGCCTGCGCGCACCACGACCGCTTGTGGAACAAGCGCCTCGGCAACAAGACGAAGATACCTCGTAGCCACAGGTGTCCCGAGTGGCATCGCCCTCACAAGGTCAACAACAGAAGTACGTTCGCGCTGCTGACCATACTTGGCTACCTGCTCGAGCGCATTGCGCCGGTTTCGTCGTGGCATGACAAGGCGGTGCGCCTGATCCAGACCAGGAGCGAGGAGGATCTTTGCCGCATGGGCTTCTGTAAGGGTTGGGAGACGTGCCCCATGTGGGCGAGATGGATGCCGTAG
- a CDS encoding Cof-type HAD-IIB family hydrolase: MSDIKVVAVDMDGTLCRSDTTINEERLRPILARLRAAGCHFVVASGNQYWQLRDFFPSYDEQLAFVAENGSFVKDGPEVVFVGQAQPKAVKVTIGWIHGHSEVRGVMCGVESAYVERGTVTQAWCDRIRTWYHRLRWVDDFSDADDAIIKFFVEVPRERTSGYLGQLSEGLAGLMVPTTSGHGSIDIIIPGCHKASGIERLAKRWDVSADQVIAFGDGSNDVEMLRYAGVGYAMENASGDAKAAADAICPSNDDEGVLQVLERLFPA; encoded by the coding sequence ATGTCGGACATCAAGGTCGTGGCCGTGGACATGGACGGCACGCTCTGTCGAAGTGACACCACGATCAACGAGGAACGCCTCAGGCCCATCCTCGCTCGCCTGCGGGCAGCGGGCTGCCACTTCGTAGTGGCGAGCGGCAACCAGTACTGGCAGCTGCGGGACTTCTTCCCCAGCTACGACGAGCAGCTGGCCTTTGTGGCGGAGAACGGCTCCTTCGTCAAGGACGGTCCCGAGGTCGTCTTCGTGGGACAGGCACAGCCCAAGGCAGTTAAGGTGACCATCGGTTGGATACACGGCCATAGCGAGGTCAGGGGAGTCATGTGCGGCGTCGAGAGCGCCTACGTGGAGCGCGGTACCGTGACGCAGGCATGGTGCGACCGCATCCGGACGTGGTACCACCGCCTGAGGTGGGTCGATGACTTTAGCGACGCGGACGACGCCATCATCAAGTTCTTCGTCGAGGTACCCCGCGAGAGGACCAGTGGCTACCTTGGTCAGCTCAGCGAGGGACTTGCGGGCCTGATGGTACCCACCACCTCTGGCCACGGCTCCATCGACATCATCATTCCCGGCTGTCATAAGGCCTCGGGCATAGAGCGCCTCGCCAAGCGCTGGGATGTCTCTGCCGACCAGGTCATCGCCTTCGGTGACGGCAGTAACGACGTGGAGATGCTTCGCTACGCAGGGGTGGGCTATGCCATGGAGAACGCCTCCGGCGACGCGAAGGCCGCAGCCGATGCCATCTGCCCCTCGAACGACGACGAGGGCGTGCTGCAGGTGCTCGAGAGGCTCTTCCCCGCATAA
- a CDS encoding ATP-binding protein: MIERLIKGRLLELAGKYPIVSVTGPRQSGKTTLVRDAFPDYEYLSFENPDVHRSFDEDPKSFLLRYDSQVIFDEAQRVPDLFSYLQGVVDESGAAGRFILTGSQNFLLMDAVSQSLAGRVALLTLLPLSYEELSQAGIAPQSMEQWLFQGGYPRLYDADIDPETFFPSYVQTYLERDVRRELGVRRLREFSIFIQLCALRTGQRLNVSSLASDSGVALNTAKSWLSVLEASHIICFLEPYFSNRGKSLVKTKKLHFLDAGLACSLIGIQSPQELLVSEHRGPIFESAIISEILKSGYAKARVPHLSFWRDVAQHEVDLVVQRGLRPCYAIEIKSSATYAPRLFTVLNQVAADELGLPIESQAVVYGGDLSLGTRQGQLISYKDVAAAADGWWTARPGAKP, from the coding sequence ATGATAGAGCGCCTGATCAAGGGGAGGCTGCTCGAGCTGGCGGGGAAGTATCCCATCGTGTCCGTTACCGGTCCGCGCCAGAGCGGCAAGACCACTCTCGTGAGGGATGCGTTTCCTGACTACGAGTATCTGAGCTTCGAGAACCCAGATGTGCACAGAAGCTTTGACGAAGATCCCAAAAGCTTCCTTTTACGCTATGACTCCCAGGTGATCTTCGACGAGGCGCAACGTGTTCCTGACCTCTTCTCGTACCTGCAGGGTGTTGTGGACGAGAGTGGGGCGGCTGGTCGCTTTATCCTGACCGGCTCCCAGAACTTCCTCCTTATGGATGCGGTGAGCCAATCCTTGGCTGGTCGCGTCGCGCTCCTGACGCTTCTCCCGCTGTCTTATGAGGAGCTGAGCCAGGCAGGGATTGCCCCACAGTCCATGGAACAGTGGCTCTTTCAAGGTGGCTATCCACGGCTGTACGATGCCGACATTGATCCTGAGACCTTCTTCCCAAGCTACGTGCAGACGTACCTTGAGCGGGACGTCCGCCGGGAGCTGGGCGTCAGGAGGCTTAGAGAGTTTTCGATATTTATACAGCTATGCGCGCTGCGTACGGGCCAGCGGCTCAATGTCAGCAGCTTGGCCTCGGACAGCGGAGTGGCGCTCAATACGGCAAAGAGTTGGCTCTCGGTCTTGGAGGCCAGTCACATCATCTGCTTTCTCGAGCCATACTTCTCGAATCGCGGTAAGAGCTTGGTGAAGACCAAGAAGCTGCATTTTCTCGACGCGGGGCTGGCGTGCAGCCTCATCGGGATCCAGTCCCCGCAAGAGCTGCTCGTGAGCGAGCACAGGGGGCCGATATTCGAGTCAGCCATCATCTCGGAGATACTGAAGAGCGGCTATGCCAAGGCGCGTGTCCCACACCTCTCCTTTTGGCGCGATGTCGCGCAACACGAGGTCGACCTTGTGGTGCAACGTGGGCTTAGGCCCTGTTATGCCATAGAGATCAAGTCTTCGGCGACGTATGCACCCCGCCTCTTCACGGTCTTGAACCAGGTCGCCGCAGATGAGCTTGGCCTGCCGATAGAGTCTCAGGCGGTCGTATACGGTGGGGATCTCAGCCTGGGCACGAGACAGGGGCAGCTCATCTCATACAAGGACGTTGCCGCCGCAGCGGACGGCTGGTGGACGGCGAGGCCAGGCGCCAAGCCTTAG